AAAAAGCATTATGATCAGCTCTGCATAACTGAACTATTGCACTTCCAATTTGTATGTACTTCAGTATTTGGTAAGCTGTAGCATATATTATGCTGTAAGTACTAACAAGCCACAGGTATTTACCGTTTTGAAAAAGAGAGATACAAAGTATTTATTGAGTTTCCTATCGAGAAATGCACTCCACTTAATGGCCTTGCAAGCACCTCTTGGTATTTCAAGCATTTGTATTCTGACTAGAAGGAAAGGTAGAGAAAGCCTGCTTCTGTAAATCTGGACACAATTTTCAGTACTTACACATTAGTGTGCAGTTGGAAGTCTCCAGTCTTGTAACCCACAGAGAAGTTATTTCTTGTCAATTTTGATTTGGCACTATCAAAAGTCATCTGATAACCAGCAAGCCAGCCTTCGTAACCAAAGACAGCTGAACCATGGATTGCAGGTCCAGCAAAATCAAAGTCAACATCACAACCTAGGTTTAGGCATTCACGTTTATAAGCTGACTTAATTTTaccacttttctttctgaaacagagaaacagtTATCGTAAGACAAGGCTTGATCTTCGTCAATGAACTGCCAAATTCGAGCCATATGACTCTACACAATGTATCTAAATGCCAGGTGCACCCTCTAGACTGGGCCCAAGCACAGCTAGCCCATCAAGAAAGCACAGGGCTACCACAAACAGGCGTTTTCATGCCTCCTGCAATCTTCCAAGTATTTCTATCCCAGAAAATAAGCAAAGTGGGCTGTTGTGAAATGTCCAATACTAACCCCATACAATAAGATGTGATGCTAAAGAGCAGAAGCCTTTAGCATTGGGATTTGCCATTTTGGATCAACAGCAAACCATAGGAACATCTCTGTCAACACAATAGGCCAGATGAATGTTTACTGACCATGGGTGTTGTTACTGCCCTAAATAGGGTAAAAAGGTTAACAATTCTTACCCTGTATTTGGTGAGAAAGTTGTATCAAATGTCAACTTCAAGCCTTTGGCAATCTAATTGAAGGGGGACAAGATAAGATAAAGCTGTAAATTCAGTTCTGCTAGTTaggtaaaacaaataaatactctCTTAATCTATTACCTGATCTTCAATTGCAATTTCTGTTCCCAGAGTGTTATCTGTGTTCCATTTTTCTGTGAAAGTCAGCCCATACTCAGCCCACTTGTATTTGGTCTCCAAGCTCCCATTCACTTTTCCAGTGTCTGTGTTCGATGAACCAGATGTTGTGAATTCCTAAAAAGGACAGTGTCCATGTTATACAGAAGATACATGTGATCCTGAAAACATTACACAGTGCcaaaagaaaagacttttcttCAGCAAACACTAAGATCTTGTTATTCTATGCAACAAATTTAACATTAGACGACTTgtgaggggagaagggggaacTACATGGACAAGAACTAGATGATTCATACCCACATGGAGGcctccccccactc
Above is a genomic segment from Calonectris borealis chromosome 7, bCalBor7.hap1.2, whole genome shotgun sequence containing:
- the VDAC2 gene encoding non-selective voltage-gated ion channel VDAC2 isoform X2, producing MAIPPSYVDLGKSARDIFNKGYGFGLVKLDVKTKSASGVEFTTSGSSNTDTGKVNGSLETKYKWAEYGLTFTEKWNTDNTLGTEIAIEDQIAKGLKLTFDTTFSPNTGKKSGKIKSAYKRECLNLGCDVDFDFAGPAIHGSAVFGYEGWLAGYQMTFDSAKSKLTRNNFSVGYKTGDFQLHTNVNDGSEFGGSIYQKVSDNLETAVNLAWTAGSNSTRFGIAAKYKLDSTASISAKVNNSSLVGVGYTQTLRPGVKLTLSALIDGKSINAGGHKLGLGLELEA